The Labrys wisconsinensis genome includes the window CCATGCCGTGCCGATCCCGGCCTTGCCCGGGCGGTTGATCTGGTTGGTTCCACTGGGAGGAAAGCTGCGATGCGATATACGGTGAAAGCGCTGTTTGCCGCCGCCGGCGCCCTGGCGCTGGGGCTCGGCCTCGGGGCGCCGGCCCGGGCCGAGGGCAAGACGATCACGCTGTGCTGGGCCGCCTGGGACCCGGCCAACGCCTTGGTCGAGCTCTCCAAGGACTTCACGGCCAAGACCAACATCGCCATGAAGTTCGAGTTCGTGCCATGGACGAACTATGCCGATCGTTTCCTCAACGAGCTGAATTCCCACGGCTCGCTCTGCGACGTGATCATCGGCGATTCCCAGTGGATCGGCGGCTCGGCGGAGAACGGGCACTACGTCAAGCTGAACGACTTCTTCGACAAGAACGGCATCAAGATGGACGACTTCATGCCGGCCACGGTGCTGGGCTATTCGGAATGGCCCAAGAACACGCCCAACTACTGGGCGCTGCCGGCCATGGGCGACGCGGAGGGCTGGACCTACCGCAAGGACTGGTTCGCGCGTCCCGAGCTCCAGGCCGAGTTCAAGAAGACCTATGGCCGCGACCTCGCCGTGCCCAAGACGCTCGACGAGCTCACCGACATCGCCAAGTTCTTCCAGGGCCGCGAGATCGACGGCAAGAAGGTCTATGGCGCGGCGATCTTCACCGAGCGCGGCTCGGAAGGCATCACCATGGGCGTGTCGAACTTCCTCTATCCCTACGGCTTCCAATACCAGGACCCGAACAAGCCTTACGCCATGGACGGCTTCGTCAACTCGCCGGACTCGGTGAAGGGGCTCGAAGCCTACAAGGCGCTCTATGATTGCTGCACGCCGCCCGGGCATTCCAACGCCTACATGCAGGAGGACCTGGACGCGTTCAAGTCGGGCCAGGTCGCGCTGCAGATGAACTGGTTCGCCTTCTTCCCCGGCCTCTACAAGGATCCGAATGTCGGCGGCGACAAGATCGGCTTCTTCGTCAATCCCGGACAGAAGACCAAGGGCTCCCAGCTCGGCGGGCAGGGGATCTCGGTCGTCTCCTATTCGAAGAACCAGGCGGAGGCGCTCGAATATATCAAGTGGTTCGCGACCGCCGACGTGCAGAAGAAATGGTGGGCGCTCGGCGGCTATTCCTGCGCCAAGTCGGTGCTGAACGACCCGGACTTCCCGAAGACGGCGCCGTTCGCCTCCGACTTCCTGGAGGCGATGGGGCAGGTGGTGGATTTCTGGGCCGAGCCGTCCTACGCCCAGCTTCTCCTCGCCGAGCAGAAGCGCGTCCACGACTATGTCGTCGCCGGCAAGGGCACGGCCAAGGACGCCCTCGACGGCCTGGTGAAGGATTGGCAGGACGTGTTCAAGGAAGACGGCAAGATCTGAGACCGGACGCATCCCAACCCCTCTCCCCGGCGGGGGGAGGGGCATCCTCGAGCCGGCAGTGGCCGATCACCCTCCAGGGCCCCTTCGATGAACGATCTTGCCAAGGCCTCGGAACTCGCCGCTCGCGCGACGCCCCCCGGTGTGGCGCGGCGCGTCCGCGGCCTCTCCGACCGGGCCATCGCCTGGGTGTTCATCGCCCCGACCATCGCGCTCTTGCTGGCGATCAACATCTTCCCGTTGATCTGGACGGTGTACCTGTCTTTCACCAATTACCGCGCCAACCGGCCGAATGCGGAGGTCAAGTCGGTCGGGCTCGACTGGTACAGCAAGATCCTGACCGATCCGGACGTCTGGGCGGCGATGCAGGTGACGGCGCATTTCGTCATCGCGACCATCGTGATCCAGACGGTGCTCGGCTTCGGCCTCGCCTTCCTGATCGACAAGAAGTTCCGCGGCCACGGCGTGTGGACCACCATCATCCTGCTGCCGATGATGCTGTCGCCGGCCGTGGTCGGCAATTTCTGGACCTTCCTCTACCAGCCGCAGATCGGCCTGTTCAACTACGCCGTGTCCTTCCTCACCGGCGTGCCGCCGTCCTCCTTCCAGATGCTCGGCGACGTGACGCTCAGCCCCTGGGCGATCGTCATCGTCGACTGCTGGATGTGGACGCCCTACGTCATGCTGATCTGCCTGGCGGGCCTGCGCTCCATCCCCGACTATATCTACGAG containing:
- a CDS encoding ABC transporter substrate-binding protein, whose protein sequence is MRYTVKALFAAAGALALGLGLGAPARAEGKTITLCWAAWDPANALVELSKDFTAKTNIAMKFEFVPWTNYADRFLNELNSHGSLCDVIIGDSQWIGGSAENGHYVKLNDFFDKNGIKMDDFMPATVLGYSEWPKNTPNYWALPAMGDAEGWTYRKDWFARPELQAEFKKTYGRDLAVPKTLDELTDIAKFFQGREIDGKKVYGAAIFTERGSEGITMGVSNFLYPYGFQYQDPNKPYAMDGFVNSPDSVKGLEAYKALYDCCTPPGHSNAYMQEDLDAFKSGQVALQMNWFAFFPGLYKDPNVGGDKIGFFVNPGQKTKGSQLGGQGISVVSYSKNQAEALEYIKWFATADVQKKWWALGGYSCAKSVLNDPDFPKTAPFASDFLEAMGQVVDFWAEPSYAQLLLAEQKRVHDYVVAGKGTAKDALDGLVKDWQDVFKEDGKI
- a CDS encoding carbohydrate ABC transporter permease, which translates into the protein MNDLAKASELAARATPPGVARRVRGLSDRAIAWVFIAPTIALLLAINIFPLIWTVYLSFTNYRANRPNAEVKSVGLDWYSKILTDPDVWAAMQVTAHFVIATIVIQTVLGFGLAFLIDKKFRGHGVWTTIILLPMMLSPAVVGNFWTFLYQPQIGLFNYAVSFLTGVPPSSFQMLGDVTLSPWAIVIVDCWMWTPYVMLICLAGLRSIPDYIYEAAEVDRASTWRQFWSITLPMALPFIMLAVLFRGIENFKMFDMVNLLTGGGPGSTTEVASITLKREAFEKWRTGYSSAFAIILFVTVFGLANIYVKALNRVKQR